The DNA window GTTTTTTGGCCAGCGCGGCGAAACCGCGTGCACCCACGTTCTCGATCCACACCAGGTCGGCCATGAACGCCCCGAGCTTGGGCTTCTGCTCCTCGGTGATCAGCTCGGCACCCGGTGCGTCCCAATCGATGTCGCCGAGCGTCCATTGACGATCCTTGATGGTCTGCAGCATGTCTTCTGCGACGATGGGCATGTCACGCTCCTGTCGTGGTGGTGAGTCGTTGCGCGTCGACACCGGCGGTGTTGCCGACGCCGGGGAGAAGCCTCCGCAGAATTCCCGCACCGACGGCATAGCTGCGCGGGAACATCCGTTTGGCCAACCAGATCGCGCGGGCGTCGATCTGCGGGATCACATACAGGCGACCGCGGTCGTGCGCGTCGAGGGTGTCGCGGGCGACCGCGTCGGCCGACCGGCCGGTGTGACGCATGAGGAACTCCGCGATCCTCATCGCCTCACCAGTGATCCTGCCGTCGGTGGCCACGTTGGTCTCGACAAAGGTCGGGCACAACACGGTCACCGCGAGGTCGCTACCGGACAGCTCGGCGGCGATGGCCTCCGACAAGGCCAGCACTCCGGCCTTCCCGACGTTGTAGGCAGCCATCCCCGGAGCGGCCGAAAAGGCTGCGGCAGAAGCGACATTGATCAGTCCGCAGTGCCCCGATTCGCGCAGTTGCGGCAGGAAGAGCTCCGAGCCGTAGACCATCCCCCGCAGGTTGATCCCGAGTGCCCACTCCCAGTCGTCGATGCCGATCTCACCGACCGGCGGCCCGCCGATCCCGACGCCGGCGTTGTTGATCATGAGACTCGTCGGGCCACCCAGGAATTCTCGTGCGCGAGCGGCAAGTGCGCGCATGTCGTCGACGTTCGCGACATCGCAGAAGATCGCCTCGGCGCGTCCGCGCCCCTGCTCCTCGATCAGCGCGACGGTCTCGGCCGCGCGCTCGACGTTGATGTCGGCACACAGGATCGTCGACCCACGACGGGCGAGTTCCCGCGCGAAGGCGCGTCCGATGCCCGAACCCGCCCCGGTCACGACCGCACGGGCCTCCCGACTTCTTCTGCTGCTCATGCAATCACCTGGTCGGTCCGGTGCCGATCTCGTCGCCGCCCGGCTCCCCGGCTCGCGGGAGCTTCTGAGCCGACGATGAAGTCGGCGGCCACAGCCAACGCGGGTGCCGCCTCAGGGATCAGCGTCGGCAGCGCCTGGAAGACATGCATCTGCCCCAGCCAGACCTGCAGTTCACAGTCGGCGCCCGCCTCGATGAGCATCCGGTGTGCCTCGCGGGCGTCGTCGACAAGCACCTCGGCACCACCGGCGTGGATCATGGTGCGCGGCAGATCATCTGAACGGTCGAGTGTCACGGCGATCCGGGCCAGATCGTCCGGTTGCCCTCGCGTGTAGTTGCGCACGAGCCGGTGGGCGGCGCGAGCGGAGATGAGCGGGTCTGGTCCCGCCCGTTGTTCGCGACGCCGGGCCAGACCGAGCGACAGATCGACGAGCGGGGACATGAGAAACACCGCGCGAGGCTGCCTCCGGCCGTGGCGCGCATTCTCCGCGAGCAGATCCAGGATGAGGTGTCCGCCCGCGGAATCACCGGCAACCGTGATGTTCTCCGCCCGGTATCCGATGTCCTGCAGCCAGGAGTAGGCGGCTTCCACATCGTCGGCGGCGGCCGGGAATCGATGCTCGGGCGCCAAGCGGTAGTCGACACTGAACACGGGCATGCCCGTCAATCGCGACAGGCGTGCAACCAGGCCCCGGTGGGTCCGCGCCGAGCAGATCGCATATCCGCTGCCGTGGACGTAGAGGATCATCTGCCGGGAGGCGCGGGCGTCGGGCGGATAGACCCACTCGCCACGGAATGTGCCGGTGTTGAGCCGATCCACCCGAACGCGGTAGGGCGGCGGAGACCCCACCAGCATGGCTGCGGCGACGAGCGCCCGCGACACGGGGACCTGAAACGACGACAGCACCTCGTTCAGCGGTCGCAACGTGCGACGCAGTGCCGCGGTCGCCGCGCCAGATCGCAAGGAGTTCTGAGACACACCCACATGCCATCACTCACAGTGCCAGTTGTCAATGGCGCAGTTTTCGTTGGCAGACCGGCGCTATAAAGTGCACGCACACGGGAGGTGATCGGATGGCAGGTACGTCGTCGTATCCGCGCCGGCAACTCGCCGCGCTCATCGCGCACATCTCGGCAACCCCGGCCGCGCTGGGCAGACGATCGCGCGACCTGGAGATCTCGGTCGCAAAGCTCGTGTCCAAAGCCGGCCATCAAGCCCTCGGCGAACCGGAATCCGAGACCTACCGCATCGACGACCTGGCGCGATTGACCGGGGTGACCACCCGCAACATCCGGGCGTATCGCGAACGCGGACTACTCCCGGCACCACGGCGTGTCGGGCGCATGACGCTGTACACCGAGGCACATGCGGCACGGCTGCGGATGATCAGTTCGATGCTCTCGCGCGGGTACACCATCGCGCATATCGATGAGCTCAT is part of the Gordonia bronchialis DSM 43247 genome and encodes:
- a CDS encoding alpha/beta hydrolase, producing the protein MSQNSLRSGAATAALRRTLRPLNEVLSSFQVPVSRALVAAAMLVGSPPPYRVRVDRLNTGTFRGEWVYPPDARASRQMILYVHGSGYAICSARTHRGLVARLSRLTGMPVFSVDYRLAPEHRFPAAADDVEAAYSWLQDIGYRAENITVAGDSAGGHLILDLLAENARHGRRQPRAVFLMSPLVDLSLGLARRREQRAGPDPLISARAAHRLVRNYTRGQPDDLARIAVTLDRSDDLPRTMIHAGGAEVLVDDAREAHRMLIEAGADCELQVWLGQMHVFQALPTLIPEAAPALAVAADFIVGSEAPASRGAGRRRDRHRTDQVIA
- a CDS encoding SDR family NAD(P)-dependent oxidoreductase, producing MSSRRSREARAVVTGAGSGIGRAFARELARRGSTILCADINVERAAETVALIEEQGRGRAEAIFCDVANVDDMRALAARAREFLGGPTSLMINNAGVGIGGPPVGEIGIDDWEWALGINLRGMVYGSELFLPQLRESGHCGLINVASAAAFSAAPGMAAYNVGKAGVLALSEAIAAELSGSDLAVTVLCPTFVETNVATDGRITGEAMRIAEFLMRHTGRSADAVARDTLDAHDRGRLYVIPQIDARAIWLAKRMFPRSYAVGAGILRRLLPGVGNTAGVDAQRLTTTTGA